One Erpetoichthys calabaricus chromosome 8, fErpCal1.3, whole genome shotgun sequence DNA segment encodes these proteins:
- the ncbp3 gene encoding nuclear cap-binding protein subunit 3 isoform X2, with protein MAAVRSLQVSVKSESGSERSDSESDSESDQDTREPEPMEVEEGELESVPVCRSLKELIPDISRRYENKAGTFITGIDVTSKEAVEKKEQRAKRFHFRAEVNLAQRNVVLDREMMRKAIPRVRLEALRVSGVDEMSTQDIFGFFKEYPPAHIEWIDDSSCNVVWLDDITSTRALINISRMPDQDIIGKASHQKNTSERPKREKHREDSDEETEEGEVEDDDDDDDDNDNSIEEENEGRVSESDEETEKKPTQELETDVLSQAEKESLLRNDLRPAVKTFKGNKLFLRFATYDDKKELGAAKRSQYYMKYGNPNYGGMKGILSNSWKRRYHSRRLHRDLLKTKKSIIGDDVGLTPPYKHRHSDLLNVPEEPIEEEDEGEEEDEDMDEDERVVEYREEPRNVAPLRRTGSDSDSDEMDYDLELKMISTPSPKKTMKMTMYADEVESKLKTIRNSMRADSIPVSSVKNRIGTTGKTSKEKVTDVRILLEEKRQNLSQQPLPFTPTKTDVRQRLGKRPRSPDNRTGKVTVSTAPLPRREPLSDVHSRLGFPKQDSQRLYSDGGKDRKLGSLWSRLGTTSSSSGQKEKFFAGRSSNKSTTVAPTAAVAAANSSGEDDDSELQRVWGAMIKEKEKSHKKRSRLDNLPSLQIEISRESSNGSDSES; from the exons ATGGCAGCAGTTCGTAGCTTGCAGGTCTCGGTGAAGTCCGAGTCAGGCTCTGAGCGTTCAGATTCTGAGTCTGACTCAGAATCGGATCAGGACACTCGTGAACCCGAACCTATGGAAGTCGAAGAGGGCGAGCTGGAGTCCGTTCCAGTCTGCCGATCTCTTAAAGAACTGATCCCG GACATCAGCAGAAGATATGAAAACAAAGCTGGGACTTTCATCACTGGAATTGATGTCACCTctaag GAAGCTgttgaaaaaaaagaacagagagcCAAACGCTTCCATTTTCGCGCAGAGGTGAATTTAGCGCAAAGAAATGTTGTTTTAGACCGAGAGATGATGAGAAAAG CTATTCCAAGGGTACGCCTGGAAGCACTTCGTGTGAGTGGAGTAGATGAGATGAGCACTCAAGATATCTTTGGATTTTTTAAGGAATACCCTCCTGCACATATTGAATGGATAGACGACAGCTCGT GTAATGTGGTATGGCTGGATGATATCACTTCTACCCGTGCTTTAATTAACATCAGCCGAATGCCAGACCAGGACATCATCGGGAAAGCCAGTCATCAGAAAAATACATCTGAGCGACCTAAAAGAG AAAAGCATCGTGAAGATTCGGATGAAGAAACTGAAGAAGGAGAGgtggaagatgatgatgatgatgatgatgataatgacaaTAGCATCGAGGAGGAAAATGAAGGGAGAGTGAGTGAAAGTGATGAAGAAActgagaagaaacccacacaAGAGCTGGAG ACTGACGTACTCTCCCAGGCTGAGAAGGAGTCTCTTCTGCGAAATGACCTTCGTCCTGCTGTGAAAACCTTCAAAGGAAATAAACTATTTCTAAGGTTTGCTACATATG atgATAAAAAGGAACTAGGAGCTGCCAAGAGAAGTCAATATTACATGAAGTATGGAAATCCAAATTATGGAGGCATGAAAGGCATTCTGAGCAACTCTTG gaaaCGAAGGTACCATTCTCGACGGCTGCATCGAGACCTTCTGAAGACAAAAAAGAGCATTATTGGGGATGATGTTGGACTGACTCCTCCATATAAACACCGTCATTCAG ACCTACTGAATGTGCCTGAGGAACCAattgaggaagaggatgagggagaggaggaagatgaagataTGGATGAAGATGAGCGGGTTGTTGAATATCGTGAGGAGCCACGCAATGTGGCTCCACTGCGCAGGACAGGTTCAGATTCTGACTCGGATGAGATGGACTATGACCTTGAGCTTAAAATGATCTCCACTCCTTCCCCAAAGAAAACTATGAAGATGACTATGTATGCTGATGAAGTCGAGTCTAAACTAAAAACTATTCG GAACTCTATGAGAGCTGACAGCATACCAGTTAGCAGTGTTAAAAACCGAATAGGAACAACTGGAAAAACCTCGAAAGAGAAAGTAACAGATGTGCGCATTTTATTAGAAGAAAAACGACAAAACTTGTCTCAGCAGCCACTGCCTTTCACCCCAACTAAGACAG ATGTTCGACAACGGTTGGGTAAGAGACCACGCTCTCCTGATAACAGGACTGGTAAGGTCACTGTGAGTACAGCTCCACTTCCACGCAGAGAGCCGCTGTCTGATGTGCACAGTCGTCTTGGGTTCCCCAAGCAGGATTCTCAAAGACTTTACTCTGATGGTGGAAAAGATAGAAAGTTAG GAAGCCTTTGGAGTCGACTTGGGACAACGTCATCTTCCTCAGGTCAGAAGGAGAAGTTCTTTGCAGGGCGATCATCAAACAAGTCAACAACAGTAGCTCCtacagcagcagtagcagcagcaaaTAGTTCTGGCGAGGATGATGATTCTGAGCTCCAAAGGGTGTGGGGGGCCATgatcaaagagaaagaaaagtcaCACAAGAAAAGAAGTCGGCTGGACAATCTTCCCTCTCTTCAGATTGAAATCAGTCGTGAAAGCAGCAATGGCTCAGACAGTGAGTCGTGA
- the ncbp3 gene encoding nuclear cap-binding protein subunit 3 isoform X1: MAAVRSLQVSVKSESGSERSDSESDSESDQDTREPEPMEVEEGELESVPVCRSLKELIPDISRRYENKAGTFITGIDVTSKEAVEKKEQRAKRFHFRAEVNLAQRNVVLDREMMRKAIPRVRLEALRVSGVDEMSTQDIFGFFKEYPPAHIEWIDDSSCNVVWLDDITSTRALINISRMPDQDIIGKASHQKNTSERPKREKHREDSDEETEEGEVEDDDDDDDDNDNSIEEENEGRVSESDEETEKKPTQELETDVLSQAEKESLLRNDLRPAVKTFKGNKLFLRFATYDDKKELGAAKRSQYYMKYGNPNYGGMKGILSNSWKRRYHSRRLHRDLLKTKKSIIGDDVGLTPPYKHRHSDLLNVPEEPIEEEDEGEEEDEDMDEDERVVEYREEPRNVAPLRRTGSDSDSDEMDYDLELKMISTPSPKKTMKMTMYADEVESKLKTIRNSMRADSIPVSSVKNRIGTTGKTSKEKVTDVRILLEEKRQNLSQQPLPFTPTKTDVRQRLGKRPRSPDNRTGKVTVSTAPLPRREPLSDVHSRLGFPKQDSQRLYSDGGKDRKLAGSLWSRLGTTSSSSGQKEKFFAGRSSNKSTTVAPTAAVAAANSSGEDDDSELQRVWGAMIKEKEKSHKKRSRLDNLPSLQIEISRESSNGSDSES; the protein is encoded by the exons ATGGCAGCAGTTCGTAGCTTGCAGGTCTCGGTGAAGTCCGAGTCAGGCTCTGAGCGTTCAGATTCTGAGTCTGACTCAGAATCGGATCAGGACACTCGTGAACCCGAACCTATGGAAGTCGAAGAGGGCGAGCTGGAGTCCGTTCCAGTCTGCCGATCTCTTAAAGAACTGATCCCG GACATCAGCAGAAGATATGAAAACAAAGCTGGGACTTTCATCACTGGAATTGATGTCACCTctaag GAAGCTgttgaaaaaaaagaacagagagcCAAACGCTTCCATTTTCGCGCAGAGGTGAATTTAGCGCAAAGAAATGTTGTTTTAGACCGAGAGATGATGAGAAAAG CTATTCCAAGGGTACGCCTGGAAGCACTTCGTGTGAGTGGAGTAGATGAGATGAGCACTCAAGATATCTTTGGATTTTTTAAGGAATACCCTCCTGCACATATTGAATGGATAGACGACAGCTCGT GTAATGTGGTATGGCTGGATGATATCACTTCTACCCGTGCTTTAATTAACATCAGCCGAATGCCAGACCAGGACATCATCGGGAAAGCCAGTCATCAGAAAAATACATCTGAGCGACCTAAAAGAG AAAAGCATCGTGAAGATTCGGATGAAGAAACTGAAGAAGGAGAGgtggaagatgatgatgatgatgatgatgataatgacaaTAGCATCGAGGAGGAAAATGAAGGGAGAGTGAGTGAAAGTGATGAAGAAActgagaagaaacccacacaAGAGCTGGAG ACTGACGTACTCTCCCAGGCTGAGAAGGAGTCTCTTCTGCGAAATGACCTTCGTCCTGCTGTGAAAACCTTCAAAGGAAATAAACTATTTCTAAGGTTTGCTACATATG atgATAAAAAGGAACTAGGAGCTGCCAAGAGAAGTCAATATTACATGAAGTATGGAAATCCAAATTATGGAGGCATGAAAGGCATTCTGAGCAACTCTTG gaaaCGAAGGTACCATTCTCGACGGCTGCATCGAGACCTTCTGAAGACAAAAAAGAGCATTATTGGGGATGATGTTGGACTGACTCCTCCATATAAACACCGTCATTCAG ACCTACTGAATGTGCCTGAGGAACCAattgaggaagaggatgagggagaggaggaagatgaagataTGGATGAAGATGAGCGGGTTGTTGAATATCGTGAGGAGCCACGCAATGTGGCTCCACTGCGCAGGACAGGTTCAGATTCTGACTCGGATGAGATGGACTATGACCTTGAGCTTAAAATGATCTCCACTCCTTCCCCAAAGAAAACTATGAAGATGACTATGTATGCTGATGAAGTCGAGTCTAAACTAAAAACTATTCG GAACTCTATGAGAGCTGACAGCATACCAGTTAGCAGTGTTAAAAACCGAATAGGAACAACTGGAAAAACCTCGAAAGAGAAAGTAACAGATGTGCGCATTTTATTAGAAGAAAAACGACAAAACTTGTCTCAGCAGCCACTGCCTTTCACCCCAACTAAGACAG ATGTTCGACAACGGTTGGGTAAGAGACCACGCTCTCCTGATAACAGGACTGGTAAGGTCACTGTGAGTACAGCTCCACTTCCACGCAGAGAGCCGCTGTCTGATGTGCACAGTCGTCTTGGGTTCCCCAAGCAGGATTCTCAAAGACTTTACTCTGATGGTGGAAAAGATAGAAAGTTAG CAGGAAGCCTTTGGAGTCGACTTGGGACAACGTCATCTTCCTCAGGTCAGAAGGAGAAGTTCTTTGCAGGGCGATCATCAAACAAGTCAACAACAGTAGCTCCtacagcagcagtagcagcagcaaaTAGTTCTGGCGAGGATGATGATTCTGAGCTCCAAAGGGTGTGGGGGGCCATgatcaaagagaaagaaaagtcaCACAAGAAAAGAAGTCGGCTGGACAATCTTCCCTCTCTTCAGATTGAAATCAGTCGTGAAAGCAGCAATGGCTCAGACAGTGAGTCGTGA